A window of the Vigna angularis cultivar LongXiaoDou No.4 chromosome 3, ASM1680809v1, whole genome shotgun sequence genome harbors these coding sequences:
- the LOC128195831 gene encoding uncharacterized protein LOC128195831 produces MGKFMKNKGLEYVGGEIHVIRGMDPDMWSYFEAVGFVREFKYCGEFKLWWKGSKQKAMNNLRPLTDDREAILLANYVEANKEEVEIYVQHGQPSQAEEIAFLTFGQEAEEVRVQEMEEEVVMDEEDIGGVEANVEVQDLVVDDEEEEGNVGGEMVEDQEEEGNVEGEMVEDQEEEGNVEGQMVEEQEEEQDEEQDEDEEERMANGDDGFGMDNVTVEEEREKINPVLDRWKRMKKKNKSVRSRFEDSEGAFVINEEVGQHEINEVYDTEELSSNVDSDEDVRENKRHFPKYKAEDMTRGFNFRLGMEFKCLKDFKSDLQEHSVLNGKEVKFVKNDLKRVRAVCKNGCGFLIMARKVGSSQTFRVKTLVRHKCGRGFGSKSASVEWIAQVLVARFVNVAA; encoded by the exons ATGGGGAAGTTCATGAAGAACAAGGGTCTAGAATATGTGGGAGGAGAGATACATGTTATTAGGGGAATGGATCCCGACATGTGGTCATACTTTGAAGCGGTGGGATTTGTTAGAGAATTCAAGTACTGTGGAGAGTTCAAACTTTGGTGGAAGGGTTCGAAACAAAAGGCAATGAACAACCTTAGACCACTGACAGATGACAGAGAAGCCATTTTGTTGGCTAACTATGTAGAGGCAAATAAGGAGGAAGTTGAAATCTATGTTCAACATGGCCAACCCAGTCAGGCAGAGGAAATAGCTTTTCTTACATTTGGTCAGGAGGCAGAGGAAGTAAGAGTAcaggagatggaggaagaggttgttATGGATGAAGAAGATATTGGTGGGGTGGAGGCAAATGTTGAAGTACAAGACTTGGTAGTAGATGACGAAGAGGAAGAGGGGAATGTTGGGGGAGAAATGGTGGAAGACCAAGAGGAAGAGGGGAATGTTGAGGGAGAAATGGTGGAAGACCAAGAGGAAGAGGGGAATGTTGAGGGACAAATGGTGGAAGAGCAAGAGGAAGAGCAAGATGAAGAGCAAGATGAAGa TGAAGAGGAGAGAATGGCAAATGGTGATGATGGGTTTGGGATGGACAATGTCACGgtagaggaagagagagaaaaaattaatCCAGTTTTGGATAGGTGgaagagaatgaaaaagaaaaataaaagtgttagGAGCAGATTTGAAGATAGTGAGGGGGCATTTGTCATTAACGAAGAGGTTGGACAGCATGAGATAAATGAAGTTTATGATACAGAAGAGTTGTCCTCAAATGTAGATAGTGATGAGGATGTGAGGGAGAATAAAAGGCACTTTCCAAAGTATAAAGCAGAAGATATGACTAGGGGATTCAATTTTAGATTGGGAATGGAGTTTAAGTGTTTGAAGGATTTTAAGAGTGACTTACAGGAGCATAGCGTTTTGAATGGAAAAGAAGTGAAGTTTGTCAAGAATGATTTGAAGAGGGTAAGGGCAGTTTGTAAGAACGGGTGTGGTTTTCTTATTATGGCTAGAAAGGTAGGAAGTAGCCAAACCTTTAGAGTAAAAACTCTAGTTAGGCACAAGTGTGGAAGGGGTTTTGGTAGCAAAAGTGCAAGTGTAGAATGGATTGCTCAGGTTTTGGTTGCCAGATTTGTCAATGTTGCAGCATGA
- the LOC108326512 gene encoding fumarate hydratase 1, mitochondrial yields MALYAVSRRLSAGSNSTTLLALRFASSSRSYSSSFREERDTFGPIQVPSDKLWGAQTQRSLQNFDIGGPRERMPEPIIRAFGVLKKCAAKVNMDYGLDPNVGKAIMQAAQEVAEGKLNEHFPLVVWQTGSGTQSNMNANEVIANRAAEILGHKRGDKFVHPNDHVNRSQSSNDTFPTVMHIAAAMEINSRLIPSLKTLHGTLNSKSIEFKDIVKIGRTHTQDATPLTLGQEFSGYTTQVKYGIDRVIGTLPRMYQLAQGGTAVGTGLNTKKGFDAKIAAAVADETNLPFVTAENKFEALAAHDAFVETSGALNTIAVSLMKIGNDIRLLGSGPRCGLGELILPENEPGSSIMPGKVNPTQCEALTMVCAQVMGNHVAVTVGGSNGHFELNVFKPMIASCLLHSLRLLGDSSASFEKNCVRGIQANRERISKLLHESLMLVTSLNPKIGYDKAAAVAKTAHKEGTTLKEAALKLGVLSSEEFDKLVVPEKMLGPSD; encoded by the exons ATGGCGTTGTACGCGGTGTCGCGTCGTTTATCAGCTGGATCCAACTCAACGACGCTCCTCGCTCTGCGTTTTGCTTCCTCTTCCAGATCCTACTCCTCTTCCTTCAGAGAAGAAAGAGACACCTTCGGACCCATTCAAGTCCCCTCCGACAA ATTATGGGGGGCACAAACTCAAAGATCGTTGCAGAACTTCGATATCGGTGGCCCCCGCGAACGCATGCCCGAACCCATCATTCGCGCTTTTGGCGTCTTGAAGAAATGCGCTGCTAAG GTGAATATGGACTATGGTCTTGATCCCAACGTTGGAAAAGCGATAATGCAAGCGGCTCAAGAAGTAGCAGAGGGAAAACTGAACGAGCATTTTCCTCTCGTTGTATGGCAAACAGGAAGTGGCACTCAGAGTAACATGAACGCTAACGAG GTTATTGCAAACCGAGCAGCAGAGATTCTTGGCCATAAGCGTGGTGACAAGTTTGTGCACCCAAATGATCACGTCAATAGATCACAGTCTTCTAATGATACATTCCCAACC GTAATGCACATTGCAGCTGCAATGGAAATAAACTCAAGATTAATCCCCAGCCTGAAAACCTTACATGGCACCCTAAACTCAAAG TCAATTGAATTCAAAGATATTGTCAAGATTGGACGCACTCATACTCAAGATGCAACACCTCTGACTCTTGGCCAGGAGTTTAGTGGGTATACAACACAA GTGAAGTATGGTATTGATCGAGTAATTGGCACATTGCCGCGCATGTATCAG CTTGCCCAGGGTGGTACAGCTGTTGGGACTGGATTGAATACGAAGAAGGG GTTTGATGCTAAGATAGCAGCAGCTGTGGCAGACGAAACTAATCTTCCTTTTGTTACGGCAGAAAATAAGTTTGAGGCCTTG GCTGCCCATGATGCTTTTGTCGAAACCAGTGGAGCCCTTAACACCATTGCGGTCTCTCTGATGAAGATTGGTAATGATATACGGTTATTAGGAAG TGGTCCACGTTGCGGTCTTGGTGAACTCATTCTTCCTGAAAATGAACCAGGAAGCAGTATTATGCCT GGGAAGGTTAACCCTACCCAGTGTGAGGCTTTGACAATGGTGTGTGCACAG GTCATGGGAAACCATGTTGCAGTTACAGTGGGTGGATCAAATGGTCATTTTGAGCTCAATGTGTTCAAGCCAATGATTGCCAGTTGTCTCCTGCAT TCACTGAGACTGCTTGGAGATTCATCTGCTTCCTTTGAAAAGAATTGCGTGAGAGGTATTCAAGCTAATAGggaaagaatttcaaaattactgCATGAG TCACTTATGCTCGTCACATCCTTGAACCCA AAAATTGGATATGACAAGGCAGCGGCAGTTGCCAAGACAGCCCACAAAGAGGGGACTACTCTGAAG GAAGCTGCACTGAAACTCGGAGTGCTGAGCTCAGAAGAGTTTGACAAGCTTGTGGTACCTGAGAAAATGCTTGGACCATCCGATTGA